In Schistocerca serialis cubense isolate TAMUIC-IGC-003099 chromosome 3, iqSchSeri2.2, whole genome shotgun sequence, the following proteins share a genomic window:
- the LOC126469570 gene encoding uncharacterized protein LOC126469570 isoform X2 — MRKHQYRYIERYPDRVDMLLTLMEFWSRLHSLNENISELLHELRRENARMAAEAAAVDAAAANGGPIVEFPPDTDDKPEEKHQQSEEDDTEEGATGGQPR; from the coding sequence ATACATCGAAAGATATCCAGATCGAGTAGATATGCTACTCACGCTGATGGAATTTTGGTCCCGACTTCACTCACTGAATGAGAACATCAGCGAACTGCTGCATGAATTGCGCCGTGAAAATGCCCGGATGGCAGCGGAGGCTGCCGCCGTGGATGCTGCCGCTGCGAATGGGGGCCCCATTGTAGAGTTCCCTCCGGATACCGACGACAAGCCGGAGGAGAAGCACCAGCAGTCGGAGGAGGACGACACAGAGGAGGGCGCCACCGGCGGCCAGCCCCGCTAG